In Thermanaeromonas sp. C210, the following proteins share a genomic window:
- a CDS encoding cupin domain-containing protein, with protein sequence MEIIRIAEQPIKPTPRGVKARPLVDRPVVNVINLLLSPGEEVPIHVTPVDVLFHVIEGKGKVTIGTEMAEVTAGDIVVSPAHIPHGLQADTASSFSILVIKTPNPKSLSKVQP encoded by the coding sequence ATGGAAATAATTCGTATCGCCGAGCAGCCCATCAAGCCTACACCCAGGGGAGTAAAAGCCCGCCCTTTGGTAGACCGGCCAGTGGTAAACGTGATCAATCTCCTTTTATCCCCGGGTGAGGAAGTGCCCATCCATGTCACACCAGTAGATGTTCTTTTTCATGTGATAGAGGGTAAAGGGAAAGTGACTATAGGAACCGAAATGGCCGAAGTTACTGCCGGAGATATAGTGGTCAGCCCTGCCCACATCCCCCACGGCCTACAGGCAGATACAGCAAGCAGCTTCAGCATCCTGGTCATCAAGACTCCCAATCCCAAGTCATTGAGCAAGGTACAACCGTAA
- a CDS encoding HlyD family secretion protein, with product MEVQAVWPKVRKGFIPLAVAAALGVILMTTRDNQGTTVRIQNGGMVLQASGTIEGTEIGVAPEILGRIKQIFVQEGEWVEAGKVVAVLEDSVLKEQVAQAQTAVAEAEARLAQAKANLEMERARVEGNIQSALANLQKVESGARPQEINEAQKNLAQAQAVFKNAEEQLRRMEVLYKQGVISEQQFQEAQTNYEVAQAKVGTAQEKLSLLLAGAREEDKLMARANYEIALAGRYQVELRAKEVEAATLAVEKAKAGWKMAQEQLDKTVIRSSVNGIVLRTNFSTGEVVNPGVPIVTLLDPSDMWLVIYVPEPAIGYVKIGQEALVTVDSFPGKTFRGRVSEIATQAEFTPKNVQTKEERVDLVFRVKITLSNEERVLKPGMPADAVVYLDAGEVN from the coding sequence ATGGAAGTGCAGGCGGTTTGGCCCAAGGTCAGGAAAGGGTTTATACCCTTAGCCGTGGCGGCAGCCCTGGGGGTTATCCTTATGACTACGAGGGACAACCAGGGTACTACCGTAAGAATACAAAATGGCGGCATGGTGCTTCAGGCCTCGGGCACCATCGAAGGGACGGAAATAGGAGTGGCGCCGGAAATTTTGGGCCGGATCAAGCAAATATTCGTCCAGGAAGGGGAATGGGTGGAAGCCGGGAAGGTAGTGGCTGTACTGGAGGACAGTGTCCTTAAGGAACAGGTGGCCCAGGCCCAAACGGCGGTGGCAGAGGCCGAGGCTCGCTTGGCCCAGGCCAAGGCCAATTTAGAGATGGAACGGGCCAGAGTGGAGGGAAATATCCAAAGTGCCCTGGCCAACCTACAAAAGGTGGAGAGCGGCGCACGGCCCCAGGAAATCAACGAAGCGCAGAAAAATCTGGCCCAGGCTCAAGCTGTGTTTAAAAATGCTGAAGAACAGCTGCGCAGGATGGAAGTATTGTACAAACAAGGTGTCATTTCCGAACAGCAATTTCAAGAGGCTCAAACCAATTATGAGGTGGCTCAAGCCAAGGTGGGAACTGCCCAAGAAAAGTTATCTTTGTTACTTGCTGGAGCGCGGGAGGAAGATAAGCTTATGGCCCGAGCCAATTATGAGATAGCCCTGGCCGGCCGGTATCAAGTGGAGCTGCGGGCTAAAGAAGTAGAAGCGGCTACTTTAGCTGTGGAGAAAGCTAAGGCCGGCTGGAAAATGGCCCAAGAACAATTGGATAAAACTGTAATACGCTCCAGTGTAAACGGCATTGTACTTAGGACCAACTTTAGTACAGGAGAAGTAGTCAACCCGGGGGTACCCATTGTAACCTTGCTGGACCCCAGTGATATGTGGCTGGTCATCTATGTGCCGGAACCGGCCATTGGGTATGTGAAGATAGGCCAAGAGGCTTTGGTTACCGTGGATTCCTTCCCGGGCAAGACTTTTAGGGGTAGGGTAAGCGAGATTGCTACCCAGGCCGAGTTTACCCCTAAAAACGTCCAAACCAAGGAAGAACGAGTAGACCTGGTGTTTAGGGTTAAAATTACCCTCTCTAACGAAGAGCGGGTGCTAAAACCAGGTATGCCGGCTGATGCCGTGGTCTATTTAGATGCCGGGGAGGTAAACTGA
- a CDS encoding TetR/AcrR family transcriptional regulator: MAHPAIQSKERILSAAEEIFAAKGLRGARVDEIAAKAKVNKGMLYHYFRSKEDLYAAVLEANFEKVLAATSQAAKGKGDPKEQLVEAIKTYFYFLAQNPHFARLMSWEALEGGVYARKVLPLIWEEGLPQLKGILEEGKARGVFRPDLDIRQMLTSISSLCISYFTKKDILAVLWQDNPAHPQNLEKRLEHILDLVLKNVLL, translated from the coding sequence ATGGCGCATCCTGCGATACAAAGCAAAGAGCGAATTCTTTCGGCCGCCGAGGAAATTTTCGCCGCCAAAGGTCTACGTGGCGCGCGGGTAGACGAGATCGCCGCTAAAGCTAAAGTCAATAAGGGGATGCTTTATCATTACTTTCGCAGTAAAGAAGATCTCTATGCCGCAGTACTCGAGGCTAATTTCGAGAAGGTCCTGGCCGCCACTAGCCAGGCCGCTAAAGGCAAAGGCGATCCCAAAGAGCAATTGGTGGAAGCGATAAAGACCTACTTCTATTTCCTGGCTCAAAACCCCCATTTCGCCCGTTTGATGTCCTGGGAGGCCCTGGAAGGCGGTGTCTACGCGAGAAAAGTCCTGCCACTTATATGGGAGGAAGGCTTACCCCAGCTTAAAGGGATACTGGAGGAAGGAAAGGCCAGGGGGGTCTTCCGCCCTGACCTGGATATAAGGCAGATGCTGACAAGTATAAGCAGTTTATGCATTTCCTATTTCACCAAAAAGGACATACTGGCAGTTCTTTGGCAAGATAACCCGGCCCACCCGCAGAACTTAGAAAAACGCTTGGAGCACATACTCGACTTGGTGTTAAAAAATGTCCTGCTCTAA
- a CDS encoding RNA polymerase sigma factor — translation MGDAESLIARIQEGDTSAFEELVVIYKDKVYSLALTLAGNRADAEDLTQEIFLRIYTSLPDFARGKGSFDAWVHRIGVNLWIDSWRRRKKLQTFSIDGASTSEEEGTGWELPSAEEDVQEKIDKKEFWQAVWKAMGELPENYRLALKLRAIDELSYKEIAATLGESEAAVKSRLNRCRQLLKEKLRRDGFLP, via the coding sequence ATGGGTGATGCGGAAAGCTTAATAGCCAGAATACAGGAGGGGGATACCTCTGCCTTTGAAGAGCTTGTGGTCATCTACAAGGACAAGGTATACTCCCTGGCCTTAACTTTGGCGGGAAACCGGGCAGATGCAGAAGACCTGACCCAGGAAATCTTCTTAAGGATTTATACCTCCTTGCCCGATTTCGCCAGGGGGAAAGGCAGTTTCGACGCCTGGGTACATAGGATAGGCGTGAACCTGTGGATAGATTCCTGGAGGCGGCGGAAAAAATTGCAGACCTTTTCTATAGATGGAGCAAGCACCTCGGAGGAGGAAGGAACGGGGTGGGAGCTGCCCAGCGCAGAGGAAGATGTACAAGAAAAGATAGACAAGAAGGAGTTCTGGCAGGCCGTTTGGAAGGCCATGGGCGAGCTGCCGGAAAACTACCGCCTGGCTTTAAAGTTAAGGGCCATAGACGAGCTCTCCTACAAGGAGATAGCCGCCACCTTGGGGGAAAGCGAGGCGGCGGTCAAATCGCGGCTTAACCGGTGCCGCCAGTTACTTAAGGAGAAATTACGCCGGGATGGCTTCCTCCCTTAG
- a CDS encoding TolC family protein — translation MKRWVIALVLALLVFFGTAGTAAAKDTLSLDEAIKLALDYDKGLKKAEAEIERTKAIRDDAQEDVQFTPVQGGYSGPYGPQIEASWNKLLSADLAWRASKKDYEAKVDALVLDVCKKYWDVQVAQSKLLLQEKLKEQALINLQNARAGAAAGTVAPSMLVIAEAQYEQAVKNYEQAKHALGDAYNALNQAIGLDAAARPELTDDVKFEPLQVDSLDSAVSRALEKAPTVWKARQNIDLKRWAADMMYFTGSYTPYDARQKELEQAELDYATVQELMAKATRTAYYQAKQVEEGYAAALEALKMAEEKLRVERAKYEVGMSTKADLVSAEVSVVQARQTLDQLVRNHAYLKLAFEKPWAMSAGSSS, via the coding sequence TTGAAGCGGTGGGTAATAGCGCTAGTTCTGGCCCTTCTAGTGTTCTTTGGCACGGCGGGAACCGCTGCTGCCAAGGATACGCTTAGTTTAGACGAGGCCATCAAGCTTGCCTTGGATTACGATAAGGGTCTTAAAAAAGCCGAGGCAGAGATCGAGCGCACTAAGGCGATTAGGGACGACGCCCAGGAGGACGTGCAATTCACCCCGGTTCAGGGCGGCTACAGCGGCCCTTACGGCCCGCAGATAGAGGCGAGCTGGAATAAGCTTCTCTCTGCTGACCTCGCCTGGCGGGCTAGCAAAAAGGACTACGAGGCGAAGGTCGACGCCTTAGTTTTAGATGTGTGTAAAAAATACTGGGACGTACAGGTTGCCCAGAGCAAGTTATTGCTACAGGAAAAGCTCAAGGAGCAGGCTTTGATTAACCTTCAGAACGCGAGGGCGGGTGCAGCGGCGGGAACTGTGGCTCCGTCTATGCTAGTGATAGCTGAGGCCCAGTATGAGCAAGCGGTAAAGAACTACGAGCAGGCCAAGCACGCCTTGGGTGACGCTTACAATGCCCTAAACCAGGCTATCGGTCTGGATGCCGCAGCAAGGCCCGAGCTCACCGATGATGTGAAATTCGAGCCTCTGCAGGTGGATAGCCTGGACTCCGCGGTGTCTAGGGCTCTGGAGAAGGCCCCCACTGTGTGGAAGGCGCGGCAGAATATAGATTTGAAGCGCTGGGCCGCAGATATGATGTACTTTACCGGGTCCTACACACCTTACGACGCCCGGCAGAAAGAGCTCGAACAGGCGGAGCTTGACTATGCCACTGTGCAGGAGCTTATGGCTAAAGCAACCCGCACTGCCTACTATCAAGCCAAACAGGTGGAGGAAGGATACGCTGCAGCGCTGGAGGCCCTTAAGATGGCCGAAGAGAAGCTTCGCGTGGAGAGGGCCAAGTACGAAGTGGGGATGTCTACCAAAGCGGACCTGGTTTCGGCTGAGGTGTCTGTGGTCCAGGCCCGGCAGACCCTGGATCAACTGGTGCGGAACCACGCTTATCTAAAGCTGGCCTTTGAAAAGCCCTGGGCTATGTCGGCGGGAAGCAGTTCCTAG
- a CDS encoding zf-HC2 domain-containing protein, with amino-acid sequence MKCRQAKKLLSPYLDDELRAKEKAALEEHLTGCPACQAELERLRKISEGLKGIYREVKPPPDFLDRVMARIEEIEKGGAYHPAEGKARRLGGWRKFALAAALTASVGLFILHYSRTGTGSGPSMWPGPYNTAAPGTTVIAENHGGAPAGGKPSAGEQEQAVGTAADSNAVERVRAGGVPGEPEKKASGQDGSPGAAAEKKHVSAAAGQKPREQGESGNRIASGEEVTARPQAFLSRNRHVRTTTVKVEVDNLPYAKEIVAVLAEKAGAGRPQEVWVYQQEEAILRAVLPADSTAQFLEKVVKLGKEIDRERETVDITAGFDRKLLEYQELVGRKDSASLAMARVLEQQLKDLDRETLEAGNEVVNVWLKLR; translated from the coding sequence ATGAAGTGCCGCCAGGCGAAAAAACTATTATCCCCATATCTGGATGACGAATTAAGGGCGAAAGAAAAAGCTGCCTTGGAAGAGCACCTGACGGGTTGCCCCGCCTGCCAGGCTGAACTTGAGAGATTACGTAAGATATCCGAGGGCTTAAAAGGTATATACCGTGAAGTGAAGCCTCCTCCCGACTTCCTCGACCGGGTCATGGCCCGGATAGAGGAAATAGAAAAAGGGGGAGCGTACCATCCGGCCGAAGGAAAGGCCCGGAGGTTAGGAGGGTGGCGTAAGTTCGCCCTGGCGGCTGCCTTAACGGCGAGCGTAGGCCTATTTATCCTTCATTATAGCCGTACCGGCACCGGAAGCGGTCCGTCAATGTGGCCGGGTCCTTACAATACGGCCGCTCCGGGCACCACGGTGATTGCTGAAAACCATGGGGGCGCTCCGGCGGGTGGAAAACCAAGCGCCGGCGAGCAGGAGCAGGCCGTGGGAACAGCGGCGGACAGCAACGCGGTGGAGCGGGTTCGTGCTGGAGGCGTACCTGGTGAGCCGGAGAAAAAGGCGAGTGGCCAGGATGGATCGCCAGGAGCAGCGGCGGAGAAAAAGCACGTAAGCGCTGCTGCAGGGCAGAAACCCCGGGAGCAGGGTGAAAGCGGAAATCGCATAGCTTCCGGGGAGGAAGTCACTGCCCGGCCGCAAGCCTTCCTCAGCAGGAACAGGCACGTGCGCACCACCACGGTCAAGGTGGAAGTGGATAATCTACCCTACGCCAAAGAAATAGTGGCCGTCCTGGCCGAGAAGGCGGGAGCCGGGAGGCCGCAGGAAGTCTGGGTCTACCAGCAGGAAGAAGCTATCCTGCGGGCGGTGCTGCCTGCAGACAGCACCGCTCAGTTCCTGGAGAAGGTGGTTAAACTGGGCAAAGAAATCGACCGGGAGCGAGAAACGGTGGACATAACAGCCGGGTTCGACCGCAAGCTGTTGGAATACCAGGAACTGGTAGGCAGGAAGGACAGCGCGAGCCTGGCGATGGCCAGGGTTTTAGAACAGCAGCTAAAAGACCTTGACCGCGAAACCCTGGAAGCAGGGAACGAAGTGGTGAATGTGTGGTTAAAACTCCGCTAG
- a CDS encoding ABC transporter permease — translation MLAQFWYVFCREWRYILKNKRLLFILVGVPLLYITLFGILYSAHVVNHISLGVLDMDNTSLSRAVITAFCDSDRFRYTTRLDSQKSMEEAMEKGKIMAAIVIPPDFTKNIKRGTGSQVMVVVNGANMIIGNSVTTAASEIIQTLSAGTLLTKLEASGLPPQAASQFIQPISFRLRVWYNPTYNYTNFLLLGLMATAIQQVALLYMAVAVIREKEQGTLGEIRERCSSSLAVAAGKILPYFLINLITLNLLLAEGAYLFQIPFKGNYFYLLLLTVFFLGCVLSLGVFLSTVCRNELEATQVAMLLAVPSFLFSGYTWPLMAMPPLARALARLLPLTYYADNVRKIFLMDAGLSTMLPDLLVLAGAALVFFGLTVVVVKRKYLAGNT, via the coding sequence ATGCTGGCCCAGTTCTGGTATGTCTTTTGCCGCGAGTGGCGGTATATACTTAAAAATAAGCGCCTGCTCTTTATCCTGGTGGGTGTACCTTTGCTTTATATCACTTTATTCGGCATTCTTTACAGCGCGCACGTGGTAAACCATATCAGCCTGGGTGTCCTGGACATGGACAATACGTCCTTAAGCCGTGCGGTCATCACAGCCTTCTGTGATTCCGACCGCTTCCGGTACACTACCAGGCTGGACAGCCAGAAAAGTATGGAAGAAGCCATGGAAAAAGGGAAGATAATGGCCGCCATCGTCATCCCTCCGGACTTTACGAAGAATATCAAGAGGGGTACGGGCAGCCAGGTGATGGTGGTAGTCAACGGGGCCAATATGATTATCGGGAACTCGGTCACTACAGCCGCAAGCGAAATCATCCAGACCCTTTCTGCCGGCACCCTCCTTACGAAGCTAGAAGCCAGCGGCCTCCCGCCCCAGGCAGCCAGCCAGTTCATCCAGCCCATAAGCTTCCGCTTGCGGGTTTGGTACAACCCCACCTATAACTATACTAATTTCCTGCTCTTGGGTCTCATGGCTACAGCAATCCAGCAGGTAGCTCTCCTCTATATGGCCGTGGCCGTAATCAGGGAAAAGGAACAGGGCACCTTGGGAGAAATAAGGGAGCGCTGCTCGAGCTCTTTGGCTGTTGCGGCAGGAAAAATCCTGCCCTACTTTCTCATCAACCTGATAACCCTTAACCTTCTACTGGCAGAAGGAGCTTACCTTTTCCAAATACCTTTTAAGGGCAACTACTTTTACTTATTGCTGCTGACCGTCTTCTTTTTAGGCTGCGTCTTAAGCCTGGGTGTCTTTCTTTCCACAGTGTGCCGCAATGAACTGGAGGCCACGCAGGTGGCCATGCTGTTGGCCGTACCGTCCTTTCTGTTTTCCGGCTATACCTGGCCGCTTATGGCCATGCCGCCGCTGGCCAGGGCTTTAGCCCGGCTCTTACCCCTTACCTATTATGCGGATAACGTTAGAAAAATCTTCCTGATGGACGCAGGCCTAAGCACTATGCTCCCCGACCTGCTGGTCCTGGCTGGCGCGGCCCTCGTTTTTTTCGGACTGACCGTAGTGGTGGTCAAGAGAAAATACCTGGCGGGAAATACGTGA
- a CDS encoding HlyD family secretion protein, producing the protein MRRRMVPALSLFLILILMLTGCSKRDEELAFKVDGVVEAEEVDVAAKIPGRIETIQVKEGDTVKAGQVLAYIEVKELKEKEKQAQAALEAARAQYEKAQNALLLQEKASEADLQAARAALNQAMSQYDKAKKGPRAQQVEQARAKLDQAKAALEVAEKSYQRTKQLFESGAVSQQVLDEVKAKYEAARQEMRYAEEGLNLLEEGTQEEDIRAAAAAVQQAQAALLKAEAGKIQVLIAKSAVQMAEADLKRAEAALAEVRSNLEEAAVKAPRDGVIAVKYVDEGEMIAAGMPLFTIQQPEKNWVNVKVKETLVGQIKEGQKVKVTSPNFPGKTFDGQVESIRQKPDYATQRATNERGEKDIVAYNVKVRLDHPELKAGMSVTVDFQATQEEQ; encoded by the coding sequence TTGCGCCGCAGAATGGTGCCCGCGCTATCTTTATTCCTCATCCTTATCTTGATGCTCACGGGATGCAGCAAAAGAGACGAGGAATTAGCCTTTAAAGTAGACGGGGTGGTGGAGGCCGAGGAGGTGGATGTGGCGGCCAAGATACCAGGCCGTATCGAAACAATTCAAGTAAAGGAAGGGGATACGGTAAAGGCGGGCCAGGTGCTGGCGTACATAGAAGTTAAAGAACTGAAAGAAAAAGAAAAACAGGCCCAGGCTGCGTTGGAGGCCGCCCGGGCCCAGTATGAAAAGGCCCAAAACGCCCTGCTCCTGCAGGAGAAGGCCAGCGAGGCAGACCTGCAGGCTGCCCGGGCCGCTTTGAATCAAGCCATGTCCCAGTACGATAAAGCCAAAAAAGGTCCCCGGGCCCAGCAGGTAGAGCAGGCCAGGGCCAAACTCGACCAGGCGAAAGCTGCTCTAGAGGTGGCGGAAAAGTCCTACCAGCGCACCAAGCAACTCTTCGAGTCCGGCGCTGTCTCCCAGCAGGTGCTGGACGAAGTAAAAGCCAAGTATGAAGCGGCCAGGCAAGAGATGCGCTATGCGGAAGAAGGTTTGAACCTTCTGGAGGAGGGGACCCAGGAGGAAGATATCCGCGCCGCGGCGGCTGCCGTTCAGCAGGCCCAGGCTGCCCTGTTAAAGGCCGAGGCGGGCAAAATACAGGTCCTGATCGCCAAAAGCGCGGTGCAAATGGCCGAGGCGGACTTAAAACGCGCGGAGGCGGCCCTGGCCGAAGTTAGGAGTAACCTGGAAGAAGCCGCTGTAAAGGCTCCCCGTGACGGTGTGATCGCCGTTAAGTACGTGGATGAGGGCGAGATGATAGCTGCCGGTATGCCTCTTTTTACAATTCAGCAGCCGGAAAAGAACTGGGTGAACGTAAAAGTGAAGGAGACGCTGGTGGGGCAAATTAAAGAAGGTCAGAAGGTGAAGGTGACAAGCCCCAATTTCCCAGGTAAGACCTTCGACGGCCAGGTAGAGTCCATCAGGCAGAAGCCCGATTACGCCACCCAGCGGGCCACCAACGAGAGGGGCGAGAAAGATATTGTCGCCTATAACGTAAAAGTAAGGCTGGACCATCCGGAGCTAAAGGCCGGGATGTCGGTGACCGTAGACTTCCAGGCTACGCAGGAGGAACAGTAA
- a CDS encoding TetR/AcrR family transcriptional regulator: protein MPRSRHGSREIILAAAEEIFAAKGLEGARVDEIAARANINKRMLYHYFQSKEDLYTAVLKSNFEKLLALGGRAITRSPDPVEQVRAIITSFFYFLAANPHYPRLLSWEALQGGVHARKVLPPIWEQGVPNLKAIIEQGMARGPFRPDLDIRQLATTIHTLCTSYFMEKDILAILWKDEPTSPENLKKRLEHILDLVLRYILANP, encoded by the coding sequence TTGCCACGCTCGCGCCACGGCAGCAGGGAAATAATTCTGGCCGCAGCCGAAGAAATCTTTGCCGCCAAGGGCCTAGAAGGGGCCCGGGTGGATGAAATAGCCGCCAGGGCTAATATCAATAAGCGCATGCTCTACCATTATTTCCAAAGTAAAGAGGATCTTTACACAGCGGTCTTAAAATCCAACTTTGAGAAGCTTCTGGCCTTGGGAGGTCGGGCGATTACCAGGAGCCCGGATCCCGTGGAGCAAGTCAGGGCCATTATTACTTCCTTCTTCTATTTTTTAGCCGCCAACCCCCATTACCCCCGGCTCTTATCGTGGGAAGCCCTTCAGGGAGGCGTCCACGCCCGCAAGGTTTTGCCACCTATCTGGGAGCAAGGCGTCCCCAACCTAAAAGCCATAATCGAGCAGGGTATGGCCCGGGGCCCCTTTCGTCCCGACCTGGACATCCGCCAGCTGGCCACCACTATACACACCCTGTGTACTTCCTACTTTATGGAAAAGGACATCCTGGCTATCCTATGGAAGGATGAGCCTACCAGCCCGGAAAACCTCAAGAAGCGCCTGGAACACATCCTGGACCTTGTCTTAAGATACATCCTGGCCAATCCCTAA
- a CDS encoding copper amine oxidase N-terminal domain-containing protein, with amino-acid sequence MLKARKKWLSILITLAMLVGLMVPFAGPAAAVGTVYTPMTVPTVEDDGTRELGSFQIEIDPMYSSENSEAMIELPADYEIYTATITAYVYDETTGKKLRKTWNIEDIAKSSTPPVALSEGGNEAAKLIISNITDRGFKLKLDGDGIDGVAGEKFRILIGFPSVKVPAGVSEDIKVSITHIRGQLVDGSVVVGKISEGALKVSVMDDESFSDEGGYVTLRVEETVPGTFAAGDKLKLELPDGFSWGGVVNVDFIFGTLEEKGKTAGASKVVSDPEDKFSIEPDSDEDTLEITLKSTGDSSTYYESTQRMAIEIKVRVEVTDSDEAESGDVVVKVKGDYDVSPTEIIVGQYGEYETEIEAKDPSIVAYAGQVDQEVSDIVIKESIKGSLVDGRTITLTLPENARWFKIDDQELAKDGSGKWTSTSKDFEVDSDNGVKLKFVGLQGTDDRTAKFKIERSSTEEDPAELTIEDISVALKAGVTGDLKVEVGGSAGLTGEITIAKVVNPVTVTAEKTNVQIGKADQAAGKIVIAEYAAGAIDTDDGNRSITLTLPEGVKFSSKPTVEVTKGDIEIETVDVKDADDGRDDAVLEIEFKDNSDEASTIEISDIYYDIDRTFGEGDIKVKIGGKALVYSSIDGYDSKEPSDDPFFEDPDYLVKVANATCVTPAPSEVKQTAVFTINSTTYTVNGVQATMDVAPYIKDGRTYLPVRYVAYALGISPENVIWDGVKATFIGQVRVVQVTPGSTILAINGAPVTMDVAAEVVNGRVMVPFRWVAQAFGAQVDWDEANQTVTMNL; translated from the coding sequence TTGCTAAAAGCGAGGAAGAAATGGCTATCAATCCTCATTACCCTGGCCATGCTGGTCGGTTTGATGGTGCCCTTCGCAGGACCGGCAGCGGCTGTGGGTACGGTGTATACGCCAATGACGGTTCCGACAGTAGAAGATGATGGGACGCGGGAATTAGGATCTTTCCAGATTGAAATTGACCCGATGTACAGCAGTGAGAACTCGGAAGCTATGATCGAGTTACCGGCAGACTACGAAATATATACGGCTACAATAACGGCATACGTGTATGATGAAACCACCGGCAAGAAGCTGAGAAAGACATGGAACATCGAAGACATTGCAAAATCAAGTACTCCTCCAGTGGCATTAAGCGAAGGTGGAAACGAGGCGGCAAAGCTAATAATCAGCAATATAACGGACCGGGGCTTTAAGTTAAAGCTTGACGGAGACGGTATAGATGGAGTGGCCGGGGAAAAGTTCCGTATTCTCATCGGGTTCCCCAGCGTTAAGGTACCCGCGGGGGTATCCGAAGATATTAAGGTCAGCATAACCCACATCAGGGGTCAGCTTGTCGACGGCTCAGTAGTTGTAGGTAAAATCAGTGAAGGCGCATTAAAGGTCAGTGTAATGGACGATGAAAGCTTCTCAGATGAGGGCGGATATGTGACATTGCGGGTGGAAGAAACTGTACCTGGTACCTTCGCTGCAGGCGACAAGCTTAAACTAGAACTCCCTGATGGCTTCTCCTGGGGCGGGGTAGTGAATGTTGATTTTATATTTGGTACGCTAGAGGAGAAGGGTAAGACAGCAGGAGCTAGTAAAGTTGTAAGTGATCCCGAGGACAAGTTTAGCATTGAACCCGACAGCGATGAGGATACGTTAGAGATCACACTTAAATCCACTGGTGACTCCAGTACGTATTATGAGAGCACTCAGCGCATGGCCATCGAGATCAAGGTGCGCGTAGAGGTAACGGACAGCGATGAGGCAGAATCTGGCGATGTCGTTGTGAAGGTAAAGGGTGATTATGACGTAAGTCCTACTGAGATAATTGTTGGTCAGTATGGAGAATATGAGACAGAGATCGAAGCTAAAGACCCGTCTATAGTGGCTTATGCTGGCCAGGTGGATCAGGAAGTTAGCGATATCGTAATCAAGGAGAGTATCAAGGGCAGCTTGGTAGATGGGCGAACCATTACGCTCACGCTACCCGAGAACGCCAGGTGGTTCAAGATCGATGATCAAGAGCTCGCGAAGGACGGTAGCGGAAAGTGGACCTCAACATCTAAAGACTTTGAGGTTGACAGCGATAACGGCGTGAAGTTAAAATTTGTCGGCCTTCAGGGAACCGATGATCGCACCGCCAAGTTCAAGATTGAGCGCAGCTCCACTGAAGAGGATCCTGCCGAACTGACCATCGAGGACATCAGCGTAGCGCTCAAAGCTGGCGTGACCGGCGATCTTAAGGTTGAGGTCGGTGGCAGCGCAGGCCTCACCGGTGAGATCACCATAGCCAAGGTCGTTAACCCGGTGACGGTAACTGCTGAAAAGACGAACGTGCAGATAGGTAAGGCCGACCAAGCGGCTGGCAAGATAGTCATAGCTGAGTACGCGGCGGGAGCCATTGATACTGACGACGGGAACAGGTCCATAACCTTAACCCTGCCCGAAGGTGTTAAGTTCAGTAGCAAGCCTACGGTCGAGGTAACCAAGGGTGACATCGAGATTGAGACGGTTGATGTTAAGGATGCCGATGACGGCCGCGATGATGCCGTACTCGAGATTGAGTTTAAGGATAATAGTGACGAGGCGAGTACTATCGAGATCAGTGATATTTACTACGATATCGATCGGACCTTCGGCGAGGGTGATATCAAGGTTAAAATTGGTGGCAAGGCGCTCGTATATTCCAGTATAGATGGGTATGATAGCAAAGAACCCTCTGACGATCCATTCTTCGAGGATCCTGATTATCTAGTCAAGGTAGCCAACGCCACCTGCGTGACCCCGGCTCCGTCCGAGGTTAAGCAGACGGCCGTGTTCACCATCAACAGCACCACCTACACCGTGAACGGCGTGCAGGCCACCATGGACGTTGCTCCGTACATTAAGGACGGCCGCACCTACCTGCCAGTGAGATATGTGGCTTATGCCCTCGGCATCTCGCCCGAGAACGTGATCTGGGACGGCGTTAAGGCCACCTTCATCGGGCAGGTCCGTGTGGTGCAGGTCACTCCTGGCAGCACTATCCTGGCCATCAACGGTGCGCCCGTCACCATGGATGTGGCAGCCGAAGTGGTCAACGGCCGCGTGATGGTGCCGTTCCGGTGGGTGGCCCAGGCCTTCGGTGCTCAGGTAGACTGGGACGAGGCTAACCAGACCGTTACCATGAACCTGTAA